In a single window of the Tellurirhabdus bombi genome:
- a CDS encoding NUDIX hydrolase: MIEYNQKVIRYYQEVSELCIHYLSIDGVIFGFHQNQLKVLLLRWKGTNEWSLPGGFIKKTESVDDAAQRIMQERTGLYALYLRQFHVFGQIERYNQEETWRKINLPIQGVQWSERTISMGYYALVEHSKVVPMPDLLTEECRWWSLDELPALLFDHNQIIDVALGSLRKQLSEQPLGHLLPEAFTIPELQRLHETILGHSLDSRNFYRKMMASTALERLAERRVGTPHKTPYLYRFKKEPDAEKGS; encoded by the coding sequence ATGATCGAGTATAACCAAAAGGTCATTCGTTATTACCAGGAAGTCTCCGAGCTGTGCATTCATTATTTGTCCATTGATGGCGTGATCTTCGGCTTTCACCAAAACCAACTGAAGGTGCTGTTGCTGCGCTGGAAGGGTACGAATGAATGGAGTTTACCCGGTGGATTTATCAAAAAAACAGAATCCGTCGATGACGCAGCCCAGCGGATTATGCAGGAACGGACGGGTCTGTATGCACTCTACCTCCGACAATTTCACGTTTTTGGGCAAATAGAGCGCTATAACCAGGAAGAAACCTGGCGAAAGATAAACCTACCGATTCAGGGCGTGCAGTGGTCGGAGCGCACCATTTCCATGGGTTACTACGCCCTGGTAGAGCACTCCAAAGTGGTTCCTATGCCCGATCTTTTGACCGAGGAATGCCGCTGGTGGAGCCTGGATGAATTACCCGCCTTACTTTTCGACCACAACCAGATTATTGATGTGGCGCTCGGGTCATTGCGTAAGCAGCTTAGTGAACAACCGCTGGGCCATTTATTGCCGGAAGCCTTCACGATTCCCGAACTGCAACGGTTGCACGAAACCATTTTAGGCCACTCGCTGGACTCCCGCAACTTCTACCGCAAAATGATGGCCTCAACGGCTTTAGAACGGCTCGCGGAACGCCGGGTAGGTACGCCGCATAAAACACCTTATTTGTACCGGTTTAAGAAAGAGCCGGACGCCGAAAAAGGTTCGTGA